The region TACTAAAAGAGCAAACGTCACAGTATAGACTGGATTCACTGCATAAATTCCTAATAACCATAAGTTACCTAAACTAACTATTAAGGCTTGGAAAAATGCGACAACTAGGAACGTTGCCATTCTTGCTAAAAATTGTTGACGCATTGAATATTTTTTCTTAGCACGCTCTGATAAATGGAAATCAGTCGTTGCAATACTTGAAAATAAAACAGCCCCTACCCATAAACACAATGCTGTATAAAATGGGGAACTTGCAGAACCATTATTAGGTACAGGATAAACGTTTTTCTGATCGATCTTAACAGGATTAGCGATAAAATCACTTTCTGCTTTGGCATCAGCTTTTAAAACTTTAATAACCTCTTTTAAGTCGATCTCTTTCTTACCTTTTCGAATAAAATCGGCAGCTTTATGAATTCCTTTACGCATATTAGGCCAATCATTTTCAATCATTTTAGTTGCTGTCGTCAATGCTTCTTCGACTTCTGGAAACTTATCATTAGCTACTTTTAAGGTTTTTGTTAAATCATTTTCTAATTTAGGTAAGTCTGATTTTACAAAATCGGCAGCTTTATCTAATTTTTTCTCCAGCTCAGGAAGATCATGCTCATAAACATCGGCAGCTTTATTAATACCACCTACAATAGTTGACATATTACCATTCAAAATTTCATTAGCCGAATGGATTTCATTCTTGACATCTGGCAACTCTTTTTGATATTTTTCTAACATCTCTATTGCTTGTGTAATGGTTTTACTTGTATTATCTAATAACGTATCTAATTGTCCTACCATATCTTCATCAACAATTTTATTCGTGATTTTTTCTGCAGAGCCTAATGTATCTTGAACGCCATCAATAATACTTGAGATTTCTTTTTGCATAGATGACGGGTCAATACTATCTACCCCAGTTGAAATATCTGCTGCAAGATCGCTAATATCAGCCAAACGATTGGCTAATTCATCTGTAGACAATCTATCGATATTATTAGTTACATCATTATTACGATTTTCTAACAGCATCAAAGTTGATTGAATATCTGACAAGCGATTAATCATTGGTGATAAATTATTACGTCCAGACCACTGTTCTAACGCATCCATCGTACTTACTGTTGATTCAATAACTTCTGTCATACGATGAGTGCTCATGCTCATTGTATTTAATACTTTGGCAATACTAGCTTTTTTCTCATCAATTGCTTGATCATCGCTTAAGATATTTGCCAAATTACGATTGGCTTCACTGATGTCATGAGAAACTAAAGTAACAATTGTTAAACCAGATCCTATTCCTGAAGCTACTTCTGGTAAGGCATCATTAATTTTAGATGCGCTTGCTGAAATTTCTGGTACTACTTCATTAGCTGTTTTAGCCATATTTTCAACTTCTGGCAAGACTTCTTGCGCTTGTTGGATAACATCTAATCCGCGATTAGCTTCCGTAATCGCACTATCCATAATTTCAACTACTTGGTCAAAATCCTCATCAACCATAGCAATTTGTTTCCCTGCATTTTCAATTTCAGGAATTTTATTTTTTAAATCTAACACAACTTTACCTGATTCTTTCAATTCAGGTACTCTTTTATTAAGATCAACAATTTTGTCGCCCATCTTATTTAATTCAGGCATATAATCAATAAATTCATTTGCTTTAGCTAATTTATCTTTATATTCAGGCATATTTTTATTCACTTCGATTAATTCCTTAGTATAGTCATCAATCTTATCGAGATTGTCATCTAGTTCTAACACTTTACCTGAAACCTTATTAATACTTGCTAAATTACTATCTAAATCGTATCCAACTTCATTAAATGTTTTTAAAAGTGTATCACTAACCGTTTCTACAAATTGTGTACTAATCGTATCTTTGATTGCCCCAGCACCTTTATCGGTAATCTTTGGCGCAATAGCATTTATTTTTTGATTGACACTATACTTGATTTCTGGTTTTTTAATATCACCATTAACAAAACTTGTTAAATTAGCTGAGAAATTTTGTGGTAGGTAGATTCCACCATAGTATTTCCCACTTTGAACCCCTTTATCCAGTTCTTTTTTTGAATCAACAAAACGCCAACCTACCGTTTTATTTTTTTTCAAATTTTTAATAATTTTATCACCAATATTTATCTCTTTATCCATCACATCAACTGTTTTATCATCTGAATACACGGCGATAGAAATATCTTTCGTATTAGCATAAGGATCCCATAAAGCAGCAATATTGAACCACGCATACAAAGATGGAATAATCATTAAAGCAATAATTAGTAAAAATGTTAAAGGATTCTTAAAAATACGTTGCCAGTCAAGTTTAAATAACTCCCAAGTATTTTTTATACTATTTTTCATTCTTGGTTCCTCATCTTTCATTAAATCTCATTCCAATTCTTTTCAGGAATTGTTGTTTCATTTTCGAAAACTTGTTTGACTACCTCTTTTATTGACGTATTACGTAATTTATCTTCCCAAGCACGGTCTGCTTCAGAAAAATAAGCAGCTACTATATTATGCCCATTTTGAGCAATTTCGTCAAATTCTGAAAACGCTCGTTGAAACACTCCCATATTAGGAAATGTTTCGAGTGGCCCTTCAATCGCCTCAACAATTTCTAGTAGTGAAATATTTTCGATTTCTTTTTCTAAGTAAAAACCACCATTATTTCCTGAGACACCACCTATCAATTTTGAGACAACTAATTTTCTCAAGAGTTTCTTAACATATGAAGGTGAAACTGATAATTTCATATAGATAGATTCTGATGAGACAGGTACCTCTCTTTTTTGAATTGACAAAATCGCCATAATGGCTAAAGCTTGCTCTGTCGCATTTGTTAAACGCATAATGTCACTCCCACTTTCTCTACTTCAAGAGTCCATTATAGACTTTCTTTATCTCTAACGCAAGTTATTTACTATTACTTTTGTTATTTTAACAGTTTTTTTTCAATAAAAAAAGCGTTAATCCTGTAGGATTAACGCTAAAAGAATGAGCTAATTAAGCTTTTCCTTTTGAACCGAACCATTCGATTCTTTCTTTAACTAATTCAACAACTGCATCAGTTCCTGGTGCTAATAATTTACGAGGGTCAAAACCTTTTCCTTCAAGATCTTTTCCTTCTTCAATATATTTACGAGTCGCTGCTGCGAATACTTCTTGACATTCAGTGTTTACATTAATTTTTGAAACACCTAATGAGATAGCTTTTTGTACTTGATCTAATGGGATACCTGATCCACCATGTAATACTAGAGGTTTACCATCTGTCACATCAGCAATATTGCTCAATGTTTCAAAACTTAAACCAGTCCAGTTTTCAGGATATGAACCATGAATGTTACCAATACCTGCTGCTAAGAAGTCAATACCAGTATCTGACATTTGTTTACACTCAGCTGGATCTGCTAATTCACCAGAGCCGATGATACCATCTTCTTCTCCACCGATACTTCCAACTTCACACTCAACTGAAACACCTTTATCATGAGCAATTCTTACAACTTCTTTTGCTTTTTCTAAGTTTTCTTCAAATGGTAAATGAGAACCATCGAACATAACTGAAGTGTAACCTAATTCGATACATTTTAAAGCATCTTCATATTCACCATGATCTAAATGTAAAGCAACAGGAACTGTAATTCCCATTGAATCAATTAAATCTTCAACCATGTGTACACACATTTGGTAGCCGCCCATATATTTAGCTGCGCCCATAGATGTTTGAATCATAACAGGAGATTTTGACTCTTCTGCACCTTTTAAGATTGCTTTAGTCCACTCTAAGTTGTTTGTGTTAAAAGCCCCTACTGCGTATTTGCCTTCACGTGCTTGTTTTAACATTTCTGCTGCTGATACTAATGCCATTGATAATTCCTCCTATTTATGGAAAACATATTTGCTAAGTAATAACTTAGCTGACGCCCTTATTTTATCAGAAATAACAGTACATTTCTACCTAAAACATGAAAAATATTCATCTATTTGAAAAATCTTTCACATTTCCATGATATTTCCGCTTATTCAACTTCATTTTTCCTCCCTTTTTACAAAAAAACTTACTAAACATTGTTTAGTAAGTTACTTGATGCTCTTCAAATAAGTCAATGCATCCTCCGCTGTTTTAACCGGTATGATTTTCATCTTGCTCTTAATTTTTTGTGCTGCCTCTTTTGCTTCCTCATAATTAGTTTGAACGTCTGGGTATACTTTTTTAGTTTCTTCATCTATTTCATCATTTGGAGCAAAAAAGACAGTTGCCCCAGCCTTATCAGCAGCGACTACCTTCTTATCAATTCCACCAATTGGACCAACTGTACCGTCACTCATAATAGTTCCAGTTCCTGCTATATCTCTACCTTTGCGAAGGTCTTGATCTTCCAGCAATTGATAAAGAGACAACGTAAACATTAAACCAGCTGAAGGCCCTCCAATATCGTCCACATTAATTTCCAAATCTTGTTTAGTCTTTAAAGAGGTCTGTTCCGTTAAAGTTACTCCAATTCCAACTTTTTTGGCATCAGGTAAATCAATAATCTTACCTTCCGCTTTTTCTTTATTGCCATCACGGAAAAAATGTATGGTAATACGTTGTCCTAATTTTTGTTTTTTTATATAGTTCATAAAATCATCAGTTTTTTTAAACTTCTTATCATTTACTTGATAAAGGATATCCCCTGGTTCTAACTTGTCATAAAAATCTGACTGCTCTTGAACTGTCATAACATAAGCACCATCATAACTTATTTTATATGGTTTTTTAGCCAAGTCTAGCGCAACTTTTTTAGCCATATTGGTAGAAGAGGTCATTTCATAATTACTTAGTTGATCATATTCGTCATCTGTACTATCTCCCATCAACTCATCCTGACTAATAATATCTTGGAATGAAGACAGTTTTGCTGTTGCTAAACTGGCTAATGTCCCTCTTTGAATTCCCACCGTTGTTAGCATAAAAGAACCTGGTTGTTTATCACGTTTACCATCCACTGTTACAAAATTTTTAGTATCTTCAGCCGATCCTGGCATTTCAATATAATAAGGTAATGGGACTAATACACTTAAAATTGCTAGTAGGCTAATCCCTATTAAAATAGAATATTTAATTAAGTCACGACGATGTTTAGACTGATACTTCTTTGCCATGTTTACGTCCTTCTTTCTATACTGAACTAGTTACTTTTCAATTTTTTTAGCATTGCGTCTTTTACATTCTGGGGTACAAAAGCGCTGATATCCCCATCAAACTTAGCAATTTCTTTAATAATACTCGAACTGATATTACTATATTCATCATCCGCTAGTAGGAAAATAGTCTCAATATTACTATTTAATTTTTTATTCATAGAAGCAATATTTTTTTCATACTCATAATCTGTCATATTTCTTATGCCACGAATTAAAAATTTAGCTCCCAGTTCACTTGCAATATCGACTGTTAAACCAGCTTTTTGATTAATAACAGACACCTTTGGCAGTGCCTTAGTAGACTCTTCAATCAGTGTAACTTTTTCTTCGGCAGTAAATAAGCCCTGTTTCGTTGTATTAGTCAAAACACCAATAATAACTTCATCAAACAATTCAGATGCTCGTTCGACTGTATTGAGATGACCATTTGTAAAAGGGTCGAAACTTCCTGGAAATAAAGCGATTTTTTTTATCACTATTCTTCAGTCCTTTCATAAATAACCACTTCTGTTCCACCATAATTTTGGCGACGGCGACATACGAACTCTCCGATACTATCTGTTAATTTAACAGATCTATCTGTCTCGCAAACAATCAGTGCCTCTCCAGATAATAAACCTAATTCATCCATTTTTATCACTTGCTCATTAATCTTTTGTTGGGCATACGGTGGGTCTAAAAATAAATAATCAAATACTTCACCTGCATTAGCTAATTGTAAGATAACACGATCAGCGTCCCCTTTGATTACTTTAAATTTGTGACTTTCTTTTGTTAGCTCTATATTTTCCTTTATAACATTTAACGCTTGATAATTTTTGTCAACACAAACTGCAAGCTCACACCCTCTCGAAACAGCCTCAATTGCCAAAGAACCACTTCCAGCAAATAAATCTAATACTTTTCCACCATCAAAATATGGCCCTATCATATTAAAAATTGACTCTTTTACTTTATCTGTTGTTGGTCTTGTATTATCACCTGGCAATGACTTTAAACGTCTTCCTCCATATTCACCTGAAATAATTCTCATACTAGACACGTCCCTTCTTATTAACTTTCCTTGTTTTACTTCAAAATAAAAAAGCATGTATAAAGTCTGACTAGCTAGTTCAGACTTTACTCACCAACATGCTTAATCTGTCTCAATCAACGTTATCTTTGTTGACTTTTCAATGACATCAAAGCCATCATCATCTTGTAATAAAGCTTCTTTTGACCCAACCCGTTCACCAAAATCCATTTCAATATTTGGTCGATAAGAAGGCTCTACTTCTCGAACGAAGTGTAATTTTTCAAGTGCTAATTGATTTTTTTCGATATTATCTTCATCCATATATATCACTATATATTTCATTTTTCTTGAAACATACGCAATTGTACCAAATTTTTTTAATGTTTTTAACTGTCTTAAACTGTAAACCCAGACAATTAATGATCTTCGCTTAGTTATTTCAAACTTAGGTTGTGTTTCAACTGAGTTATCCAACATGGCAGTTACCACCGCATCCTTTCTGAGCAAATTCAAAGAACGGGTTACCCGCCTCAATTTTAATATTACTAGAGATTGATTGTGCTATTTCATAAGTCACTAAATCCAAACTTTCCTGAACATCTCGCTCATAAATTCTAAATTCAACAATATTATTATCCATATCTAACTGGCGTTTAGTTGCTCTTAACGCTCGTCTTTTCTCCTTGTAGTCAGGTGCATATTGCCCATAAGCTTCAATTTTTTCAAAAGATTCTTTTGCACGGCTAAAATCTTTCACATGTTCTTGAGTTATTTTAGATGTTTCTATTAATTGACGACTTTTAAGATAGCCTCTAGTAGGAGAACTTGCCAATAAACAGTCACACAACCGATCGATACTATCTTCTAATTCAAATATCTCTTCTGTATATAACATTTGATCAGCTCCTTTTTTATCCTCAATTAATAATAAAGTATTTTATCTCACCTAGCAAGCCTAGCCTATTCGTCATTCCTAACACTAGTCTCTGATTCTAGTGAAGATTCTAACGGATATTTCTCAGAACTACTATCATTAGCCTCTTCTATAAGCTGATCATTTCCATCTTGGATCGCTCTCTCATCAAATTTTTCATGATTCTGTAACTCATCTTCAGGTTGAACCTGCGTCAGTCCTGCTGATGAGGTAGTTGTTGTCAGCTCATCACTTCTTAACAGTGACTCATCTTCCTCGTTCTCTTCTTTATTTGTCGTAATACTCGGATTTTTTTGAACCTCTCTACTACTATTTTCACTAAACTCACTTGTTTCTCTTGTCTCACTTGTTTCATTTACATTTTTTAACTTAAGAAGTGCTTCTGGATGGGAAGATTCCGTTGTTACCTTATTTGAGACAATGAACAACACAACGCCTTCAGCACACGCAACCCCGATCTCTTTGCTACTACCATCAATAATGTTAGTTTCAATCATGCCAGTTCCGTATAAAGTCATCACTAAAAATGGTATATCACTACTTGGTGCTACTAAATAACCCTTTACTACTTTAGAATTTAAGCTTGACAATTCTAATAAGCGAGTCATTTCAGCCTTATTTAAGACTTGCAGGTCCCTTACGCCTCTAACTTTTTGCCGATCATCCCATTCTTTTTTCGATTCTCGATTGGGAAAAATAGTCGATTTTTCGTTTAAAAATGTTTGTAATGTTGTACTAGCCACATCCATTAAGGTTGATGTATAGTGAATTTTACTCTCTTTACTTTGATCTAAAATAGCTAGTAAAGATTGGAGTTGAAGTTGATTATTTTTATCAATATGGGCTTGCTCTACTTTAGGCTGGTACTCTATTAATTTACTCAACTCTCCCTCAACTTGATAGGGTTTCAAATCTAATAACATCTCTTTATCTAAATAACGAACACCAATTAATTTTCCATTTTTTTGATTAAAATGTAAGATTGCAAACGCACCATTATCAAAAGCAACGAGAGGACGATAGTTCATATCATCCTCCGTTAACTCTAAACTGTACTCGGTCTTATTATACGTAATATCAAAATTCGAATAAATAGTCGTTAACGCTGCAACATCAGTCAATGACATACCGAGTTCAAAAGGGGCTATTTCAAAATCTTTTCCCAACACAAAGATAGATTTAATACGATTGGCTGTTACTTCTATCTGTAAATAATCATGAACCTCATCCCCTAAAATCCACCACTGACCACCAAAATTATTATCTTGGATATCTAATGGTTCACCATAAACTTTTGTCAACTCACTTGCATTTTGACCAATATACTTGGCAAAACCAGTCGCGGCTAATTTACCATAAGGAAAAGCTTTATGCTTAGCTACACTAGCTTCTTTCTTTTCGACTTTTACAACCTCTTCTTGATTTGACTTTGGCGCTGAATAGATAGGTACAAGATACGCTACAATCAAACACAGCATCACTAGTAAGATAAATTGACCGAAACGTTTCACTGTCCCACCCCTTTCTTCTTAAACAAATTTCATTTTGATTAGTAAGTCACCTGATAAAATACTCTCTCCAGACTCAACATGAATAGAATGAATAATACCATCAAAGGGGGCTTGAATCATGGTCTCCATCTTCATAGCTTCTGTTATTAGTAACGGCTGGCCTTTCGTAACGTGTTGACCTTTGCCCACTAATACGTCTAATACAGAACCAGACATTGTCGCTCCAATATGTTCTTTTTTACTTGGTTCAGCTTTTTCTTTAACCATCACGACTGACTTAATATTGTTATCCTTAACTAAAATTTCACGGCGTTGACCATTAAAGGTAAAGAATAAAATACGTTGTCCTTCAAGATTAGGTTCTCCAATTTGATCCAAAGTAATAATTAACGTTTTTCCTTTTTCAATAGCTAGATGAATCGTTTCGTTTTGTCTCATTCCATAGAAGAAAGTTGGGGTATCTAATAACGTCACATCACCAAAATCTTGATGTAATTTTTGATAATCAATAAACACTTGCGGGTACATTAAATAACTTAATACTTCTTCCTCTTTTGGTTCATAACCAATAATAGCTTCTAATTCACTTTTTACTGTTACAAAATCAACTGGTTTTGCCAAGCTACCAGGTCGAACCTCGATTGAATTTTTCCCATTTAAAATAATTTGTTTTAATTTTTCTGGGAAACCTCCTGTCGGCTGGCCTAAGTCACCTTTAAATAAACTAACAACTGATTCTGGGAAATTCAATTCTTTCCCTTTTTTATAAATATCAGCTTCTTTCAGCTTATTTTGAACCATAAATAATGCCATATCTCCTACAACTTTAGATGACGGTGTAACTTTAACGATATCCCCAAACATTTGATTGACAGTCGCATACATTTTTTTGACTTCATCCCACTGTTCGCCTAGCCCAACAGCTTTAGCTTGTTGTTGTAGATTAGAATATTGGCCACCAGGCATCTCATGTTCATATACTTCGGTTTGAGGCGCACTCACTCCATTTTCAAAAGGATGGTAATAAGCTCGAACACTTTCCCAATAGTGATTAATTTGTTGGACATTTTCTATCGTCAAGTTAGGTGTTCTCTCACCGTTCACCAAGGCATAATATAAACTACTTAAGCTAGGTTGACTTGTCGCACTACTCATCGAACTCGTTGCCACATCCACAATATCGACACCAGCTTTGGTAGCTGCTGAGTAGGTAATAATACCATTACCACTAGTATCATGAGTATGTAAATGTATTGGCAATGATACGGTATCTTTTAATTCACTAATTAAGCGATAGGCCGCTTGAGGTTTAAGCAGACCTGCCATATCTTTAATCCCTATAATGTGTGCACCCATTTTCTCTAGTTCAAGAGCCATTTCCTTATAGTAAGTTAAATCATATTTAGGGCGTGATTTATCCATAATATCACCCGTATAACAAATAGCTGCTTCAGCTATTTTACCCGTATCTCGCACATATTGAATACTTTTTTCCATCTGTGGTAACCAATTTAGACTATCAAAAATCCGGAAAACATCAATTCCTTGTGCCGCTGATTCCTTAATAAAGGCCTCAATTACATTATCAGGATAGTTTTGATACCCTACTGCATTTGATCCTCTAAAAAGCATTTGGAATAAAGTATTGGGCATCGCTTCTCGCAATACTCTCAAACGTTCCCAAGGATCTTCTTTTAAGAAGCGGTAGGACACATCAAAAGTTGCTCCCCCCCACATTTCACTTGAAAATAATTCTGGCATTGCTTCTTCAGTCGAACGTGCTATTTTTTCAAGATCAGTCGTTCTTACACGAGTTGCTAATAGACTTTGATGCGCATCTCTAAACGTCGTGTCTGTCAATAGAACTTCTTCTTGCTTATTGATCCAATCCACGACAGCATCTGGTCCTTGACTATCTAAAATATTTTTGGCTGTTGTCAGTTCTTTTGTAATAATTTTTTTAGGTAAACGTGGTGTCTCAAAGAAACGTTTTGTTTCCTTTTCGATACCAGGGAAACCATTGACTGTTACTTCTCCAATATATTTTAACGTTTTATTTCCTCTATCACGCAATAAAGGAAAATCAAATAATTCAGGTGTGTTATCAATAAACGTTGTCGTTACTTCACCTGACTTAAATGTTGGATGGTTGATTACTTTTTCTAAAAAGGCTACATTCGTCTTGACCCCTCTAATTCTAAATTCTTTCAGGGCACGGCGCATTCGGTTGATACTTTTTTCAAAATCTGTTCCAAAAGTACATACTTTAACAAGTAAAGAATCAAAGTGAGGCGTAATTTGTGACCCGACATAGACATTTCCCATATCTAGACGAACACCTAACCCCCCCGGTGAGCGATATGTATCAATCACCCCAGTATCTGGCATAAAATCATTTAATGGGTCCTCAGTTGTAATACGACACTGAATAGCAGCTCCTTTTAAATGCAACTCGTCTTGTTTAGGAATACCAATTTCTGTATGTAAATTTTTACCTTGAGCAATTAATAACTGACTCACAACGATATCTATATCCGTTACAAGTTCTGTAATTGTGTGTTCTACTTGAACACGTGGATTGACCTCAATAAAATAAAAATTATCTCCTTCTACTAAAAATTCAACTGTTCCAGCATTAACGTAGCCAACATGATTCATTAATTGGACTGCAGCTTCACAAATTTCTGATCTAAATGATGGCGTTAAAGAAATACTTGGTGCAACTTCTACGACTTTCTGATGACGACGCTGAACCGAACAGTCACGTTCAAATAGATGGACAATATTCCCTTGTCTATCTCCTAAAATTTGGACTTCAATATGCTTAGGATTAGAAATATATCGCTCCACATAAACCTCATCACTACCAAAAGATGCTTTCGCCTCACTTTTAGCACGATCATATCCTTCTCTAGCTTCTTTTTCGTTATGAGCTACACGCATACCACGGCCACCGCCACCTAA is a window of Vagococcus intermedius DNA encoding:
- a CDS encoding YhgE/Pip domain-containing protein is translated as MKNSIKNTWELFKLDWQRIFKNPLTFLLIIALMIIPSLYAWFNIAALWDPYANTKDISIAVYSDDKTVDVMDKEINIGDKIIKNLKKNKTVGWRFVDSKKELDKGVQSGKYYGGIYLPQNFSANLTSFVNGDIKKPEIKYSVNQKINAIAPKITDKGAGAIKDTISTQFVETVSDTLLKTFNEVGYDLDSNLASINKVSGKVLELDDNLDKIDDYTKELIEVNKNMPEYKDKLAKANEFIDYMPELNKMGDKIVDLNKRVPELKESGKVVLDLKNKIPEIENAGKQIAMVDEDFDQVVEIMDSAITEANRGLDVIQQAQEVLPEVENMAKTANEVVPEISASASKINDALPEVASGIGSGLTIVTLVSHDISEANRNLANILSDDQAIDEKKASIAKVLNTMSMSTHRMTEVIESTVSTMDALEQWSGRNNLSPMINRLSDIQSTLMLLENRNNDVTNNIDRLSTDELANRLADISDLAADISTGVDSIDPSSMQKEISSIIDGVQDTLGSAEKITNKIVDEDMVGQLDTLLDNTSKTITQAIEMLEKYQKELPDVKNEIHSANEILNGNMSTIVGGINKAADVYEHDLPELEKKLDKAADFVKSDLPKLENDLTKTLKVANDKFPEVEEALTTATKMIENDWPNMRKGIHKAADFIRKGKKEIDLKEVIKVLKADAKAESDFIANPVKIDQKNVYPVPNNGSASSPFYTALCLWVGAVLFSSIATTDFHLSERAKKKYSMRQQFLARMATFLVVAFFQALIVSLGNLWLLGIYAVNPVYTVTFALLVGLVFMTMVYVLVSLAGNLGKGAAVIILVLSISGGGGNYPIEMSGKFFQFINPLLPFTHAVNLLREPVGGIYWPNTSKALIILILIGIGFFAIGFFLFPKVKGFFKGLNDKLKEGHILH
- a CDS encoding RrF2 family transcriptional regulator produces the protein MRLTNATEQALAIMAILSIQKREVPVSSESIYMKLSVSPSYVKKLLRKLVVSKLIGGVSGNNGGFYLEKEIENISLLEIVEAIEGPLETFPNMGVFQRAFSEFDEIAQNGHNIVAAYFSEADRAWEDKLRNTSIKEVVKQVFENETTIPEKNWNEI
- a CDS encoding class II fructose-bisphosphate aldolase produces the protein MALVSAAEMLKQAREGKYAVGAFNTNNLEWTKAILKGAEESKSPVMIQTSMGAAKYMGGYQMCVHMVEDLIDSMGITVPVALHLDHGEYEDALKCIELGYTSVMFDGSHLPFEENLEKAKEVVRIAHDKGVSVECEVGSIGGEEDGIIGSGELADPAECKQMSDTGIDFLAAGIGNIHGSYPENWTGLSFETLSNIADVTDGKPLVLHGGSGIPLDQVQKAISLGVSKINVNTECQEVFAAATRKYIEEGKDLEGKGFDPRKLLAPGTDAVVELVKERIEWFGSKGKA
- a CDS encoding SepM family pheromone-processing serine protease, encoding MAKKYQSKHRRDLIKYSILIGISLLAILSVLVPLPYYIEMPGSAEDTKNFVTVDGKRDKQPGSFMLTTVGIQRGTLASLATAKLSSFQDIISQDELMGDSTDDEYDQLSNYEMTSSTNMAKKVALDLAKKPYKISYDGAYVMTVQEQSDFYDKLEPGDILYQVNDKKFKKTDDFMNYIKKQKLGQRITIHFFRDGNKEKAEGKIIDLPDAKKVGIGVTLTEQTSLKTKQDLEINVDDIGGPSAGLMFTLSLYQLLEDQDLRKGRDIAGTGTIMSDGTVGPIGGIDKKVVAADKAGATVFFAPNDEIDEETKKVYPDVQTNYEEAKEAAQKIKSKMKIIPVKTAEDALTYLKSIK
- the coaD gene encoding pantetheine-phosphate adenylyltransferase, with protein sequence MKKIALFPGSFDPFTNGHLNTVERASELFDEVIIGVLTNTTKQGLFTAEEKVTLIEESTKALPKVSVINQKAGLTVDIASELGAKFLIRGIRNMTDYEYEKNIASMNKKLNSNIETIFLLADDEYSNISSSIIKEIAKFDGDISAFVPQNVKDAMLKKLKSN
- the rsmD gene encoding 16S rRNA (guanine(966)-N(2))-methyltransferase RsmD, whose product is MLFYFEVKQGKLIRRDVSSMRIISGEYGGRRLKSLPGDNTRPTTDKVKESIFNMIGPYFDGGKVLDLFAGSGSLAIEAVSRGCELAVCVDKNYQALNVIKENIELTKESHKFKVIKGDADRVILQLANAGEVFDYLFLDPPYAQQKINEQVIKMDELGLLSGEALIVCETDRSVKLTDSIGEFVCRRRQNYGGTEVVIYERTEE
- a CDS encoding YlbG family protein; protein product: MLDNSVETQPKFEITKRRSLIVWVYSLRQLKTLKKFGTIAYVSRKMKYIVIYMDEDNIEKNQLALEKLHFVREVEPSYRPNIEMDFGERVGSKEALLQDDDGFDVIEKSTKITLIETD
- a CDS encoding YlbF family regulator; protein product: MLYTEEIFELEDSIDRLCDCLLASSPTRGYLKSRQLIETSKITQEHVKDFSRAKESFEKIEAYGQYAPDYKEKRRALRATKRQLDMDNNIVEFRIYERDVQESLDLVTYEIAQSISSNIKIEAGNPFFEFAQKGCGGNCHVG
- a CDS encoding CAP-associated domain-containing protein, yielding MKRFGQFILLVMLCLIVAYLVPIYSAPKSNQEEVVKVEKKEASVAKHKAFPYGKLAATGFAKYIGQNASELTKVYGEPLDIQDNNFGGQWWILGDEVHDYLQIEVTANRIKSIFVLGKDFEIAPFELGMSLTDVAALTTIYSNFDITYNKTEYSLELTEDDMNYRPLVAFDNGAFAILHFNQKNGKLIGVRYLDKEMLLDLKPYQVEGELSKLIEYQPKVEQAHIDKNNQLQLQSLLAILDQSKESKIHYTSTLMDVASTTLQTFLNEKSTIFPNRESKKEWDDRQKVRGVRDLQVLNKAEMTRLLELSSLNSKVVKGYLVAPSSDIPFLVMTLYGTGMIETNIIDGSSKEIGVACAEGVVLFIVSNKVTTESSHPEALLKLKNVNETSETRETSEFSENSSREVQKNPSITTNKEENEEDESLLRSDELTTTTSSAGLTQVQPEDELQNHEKFDERAIQDGNDQLIEEANDSSSEKYPLESSLESETSVRNDE